A genomic segment from Gemmatimonadaceae bacterium encodes:
- a CDS encoding nuclear transport factor 2 family protein: MRSGRDCAREPAGVASRVPLPARATGRAGGVAAVLLFVAPLLLAVGAQAQGTAPHPAATPKAAARAAAEIRAARARSNEAIARHDTAGIGAILAPHLVVVSSNSSQSIGRQAMLDRFAEQFASRPDVTYRRSPRDIRVFAPWEMAAESGTWTGSWRDSDGAIAIGGSYYAKWRRIDGTWFVESETFVPEYCRGGKYCAVAP, translated from the coding sequence ATGAGGTCTGGGCGTGACTGCGCGCGCGAACCCGCCGGAGTCGCCTCACGCGTCCCGCTACCGGCGCGAGCGACGGGCCGTGCGGGCGGCGTTGCTGCGGTCCTCCTCTTCGTAGCGCCGCTGCTGCTCGCAGTTGGGGCACAGGCGCAAGGCACCGCGCCCCACCCAGCGGCAACGCCGAAGGCAGCGGCGCGCGCGGCCGCCGAGATCCGCGCTGCGCGCGCGCGCTCCAACGAGGCGATCGCCCGGCACGACACCGCCGGCATCGGCGCCATCCTCGCGCCTCACCTGGTCGTCGTCTCCTCCAACTCGTCGCAGAGCATCGGTCGACAGGCCATGCTCGACCGCTTCGCGGAGCAGTTCGCCTCGCGCCCCGACGTTACCTACCGCCGCTCGCCGCGCGACATCCGCGTCTTTGCCCCATGGGAAATGGCCGCCGAGTCGGGGACGTGGACCGGTTCGTGGCGCGACAGCGACGGCGCGATTGCGATCGGCGGCAGCTACTACGCCAAATGGCGACGGATCGACGGGACGTGGTTCGTGGAGAGCGAGACGTTCGTGCCCGAGTATTGTCGTGGGGGGAAGTACTGCGCGGTGGCGCCGTAG